A section of the Triticum dicoccoides isolate Atlit2015 ecotype Zavitan chromosome 7A, WEW_v2.0, whole genome shotgun sequence genome encodes:
- the LOC119331263 gene encoding uncharacterized protein LOC119331263 yields the protein MMHGKSDSDITSLAASSPPRSPKRGAAGGGAYYVQSPSRDSAHDGGGAGGYKSSSMQATPVYNSPNESPSHPSYGRHSRASSVSRFSGILRGGSGRKGGGGGGGLKAVNAKGWPECSVIEEEGSYEGLSGGDSGLSGRCKLALAFVSFLLLFTVVCLIVWGAARPYEPDVLVKSIAMDNFYAGEGTDHSGVPTKMVTLNCSLNMIVYNPASMFGIHVSSGPVRLLYSEIAIGVGQVHKYYQPSKSHRLVSAVIHGEKVPLYGAGGGLSLSGNDVTVPLTVDFELVSRGYVIGKLVRVTHKVHVTCRITVDAKRARTRIPKKACAVYKA from the exons ATGATGCACGGCAAGTCGGACTCGGACATCACGAGCCTGGCGGCGTCGTCGCCGCCGCGGTCGCCGAAGCgaggtgccgccggcggcggcgcctaCTACGTGCAGAGCCCGTCGCGGGACTCGGCGCACGACGGCGGGGGCGCGGGCGGGTACAAGTCGTCGTCGATGCAGGCGACGCCCGTGTACAACAGCCCCAACGAGTCCCCCTCGCACCCGTCCTACGGCCGCCACTCCCGGGCCTCCTCCGTCAGCCGCTTCTCCGGCATCCTCCGCGGCGGCAGCGGGCGcaagggcggcggcgggggcgggggcctCAAGGCCGTGAACGCCAAGGGGTGGCCCGAGTGCAGCGTCATCGAGGAGGAGGGCTCCTACGAGGGCCTCTCCGGCGGCGACAGCGGCCTCTCCGGCCGCTGCAAGCTCGCGCTCGCCTTCGTCAGCTTCCTCCTGCTCTTCACCGTCGTCTGCCTCATCGTCTGGGGCGCCGCCCGCCCCTACGAGCCCGACGTCCTCGTCAAG AGCATAGCCATGGACAACTTCTATGCCGGAGAGGGCACAGACCACAGTGGGGTTCCAACCAAGATGGTCACGCTGAACTGCTCCCTGAACATGATTGTGTACAACCCTGCTTCAATGTTCGGAATTCATGTCTCTTCGGGCCCTGTTCGCCTGCTCTACTCGGAGATCGCCATCGGGGTCGGACAG GTTCACAAGTACTACCAACCGAGCAAGAGCCACCGGCTGGTGtcggcggtgatccacggcgagaAGGTGCCCCTCTACGGCGCGGGGGGCGGGCTCTCGCTGTCGGGGAACGACGTGACGGTGCCGCTGACGGTGGACTTCGAGCTCGTCTCCCGGGGGTACGTCATCGGCAAGCTGGTGCGGGTGACGCACAAGGTGCACGTGACGTGCCGCATCACCGTCGACGCCAAGAGGGCGAGGACCAGGATCCCAAAGAAGGCATGCGCCGTGTACAAGGCCTGA